A single Halarcobacter anaerophilus DNA region contains:
- the lysS gene encoding lysine--tRNA ligase → MFENKYIQQRIEKANFLREKGFNPYSNESARNTTISKYLNVNSDLFQTEEKRDETRKYTVAGRIKFFRLMGKASFLKIEDESGLLQLYVARDNLPEGFYNEIFKKNVEVGDIVEVSGYPFITNKGELSLHVSNLKILTKAISPLPEKYHGIQDKESRYRQRYLDLIMNSEVRKTFQLRSKVISLTRRFFEAKGFLEVETPMMHPIAGGANAKPFVTHHNALGVNRYLRIAPELYLKRLIVGGFEAVFEINRNFRNEGMDATHNPEFTSIEFYWAYKTYKDLIELTKEYFEFLFDNLDLPTVLPYGDIKIDFSNFSEVPLIESLSSIGGVPKEITEDREKIIAYLKEHNLEVNENMNLGQLQGELFDEFVEEKLINPTFITEYPVEISPLARRSDEKPHLTDRFELFIAGKEIANAFSELNDPLDQLGRFEKQMEAKDSGDDEAHEMDEDFVNALSYGMAPTAGQGIGIDRLVMMLTNEHSIRDVLLFPAMKPLKIEENEEDEEEK, encoded by the coding sequence TTGTTTGAAAACAAATATATACAACAAAGAATAGAAAAAGCAAATTTTTTAAGAGAAAAAGGATTTAATCCATATTCAAACGAGTCTGCGAGGAATACTACCATTTCTAAATATTTAAATGTAAATAGTGATCTTTTTCAAACTGAAGAAAAAAGAGATGAAACAAGAAAATATACGGTTGCAGGTAGAATAAAATTTTTTAGACTTATGGGAAAAGCTTCATTTTTAAAAATAGAAGATGAAAGCGGATTACTTCAACTTTATGTGGCAAGAGACAATCTGCCAGAAGGTTTTTATAACGAAATTTTTAAAAAAAATGTTGAAGTAGGAGATATTGTCGAAGTTAGCGGATACCCTTTTATTACAAATAAAGGTGAACTATCGCTTCATGTATCAAATCTAAAAATTTTAACAAAAGCTATATCTCCCCTACCTGAAAAGTATCACGGTATCCAAGATAAAGAGTCAAGATACAGACAAAGATATTTAGATCTTATTATGAACTCGGAAGTTAGAAAAACTTTCCAATTAAGATCAAAAGTAATCTCACTTACTAGAAGATTTTTTGAAGCAAAAGGTTTCTTAGAAGTTGAAACTCCGATGATGCACCCAATAGCAGGTGGAGCAAATGCAAAACCTTTTGTAACTCATCATAATGCTTTAGGAGTAAACAGATATTTAAGAATTGCACCTGAACTTTATTTAAAAAGATTAATTGTAGGTGGTTTTGAAGCGGTATTTGAAATAAACAGAAACTTTAGAAATGAGGGAATGGATGCAACACACAATCCCGAATTTACGTCAATAGAATTTTATTGGGCATATAAAACCTATAAAGATTTAATTGAACTTACAAAAGAGTATTTTGAATTTTTATTTGATAATTTGGATTTACCTACTGTTCTTCCTTACGGTGATATAAAAATTGATTTTTCTAATTTCAGCGAAGTTCCGTTAATCGAATCTTTAAGCTCAATAGGAGGAGTTCCTAAAGAGATAACAGAAGATAGAGAAAAAATCATTGCATATCTAAAAGAGCATAATCTTGAAGTAAATGAAAATATGAATTTAGGACAACTTCAAGGGGAACTTTTTGATGAATTTGTTGAAGAAAAATTAATAAACCCTACATTTATTACGGAATACCCTGTTGAAATTTCACCTCTTGCAAGAAGATCTGATGAAAAACCTCATTTAACAGATAGATTTGAACTTTTTATCGCAGGTAAAGAGATTGCAAATGCCTTTAGTGAGTTAAATGATCCTTTAGACCAGCTAGGAAGATTTGAAAAACAGATGGAAGCAAAAGATTCAGGAGATGATGAAGCTCATGAAATGGATGAAGACTTCGTAAATGCTTTATCATACGGAATGGCACCGACTGCCGGACAAGGTATCGGAATTGACAGATTAGTAATGATGCTTACAAATGAACACTCTATTAGAGATGTATTATTATTCCCTGCAATGAAACCTCTGAAAATTGAAGAGAATGAAGAAGACGAAGAAGAAAAGTAG